From one Cyanobacterium stanieri PCC 7202 genomic stretch:
- a CDS encoding tyrosyl-tRNA synthetase (PFAM: tRNA synthetases class I (W and Y)~TIGRFAM: tyrosyl-tRNA synthetase~COGs: COG0162 Tyrosyl-tRNA synthetase~InterPro IPR002307:IPR002305:IPR002942~KEGG: cyt:cce_1032 tyrosyl-tRNA synthetase~PFAM: aminoacyl-tRNA synthetase class Ib; RNA-binding S4 domain protein~SPTR: Tyrosyl-tRNA synthetase;~TIGRFAM: tyrosyl-tRNA synthetase) produces the protein MTTDNFSWLHRGVSDVFPNQPDSDSMDDNLEQLCTKSNRPLRVKLGIDPTGTDLHLGHSIPFRKLRAFQDQGHTAVVIIGDFTAQIGDPTGKDKVRKQLSPEQVKENAQTYLNQLRPILDFDTPGRLEIRYNSEWLSDLDLGKIQELLATMTVQQMLAKEGFNNRYTQETPIYLHEFLYPLMQGYDSVAVDADVELGGTDQKFNIAVGRDLQKYFGKKPQFGVLLPILIGTDGEQKMSKSLNNYVGLKEDALSMYSKLEKTPDSLLQNYFELLTDLSLTDIPENPREAQKMLAVEIVAQYHGKDAALTAQKTAMDLVKQQNMANAEAVPEFSLSSVEFPAKLFYILNASGLVNSSGEGRRQIQGGSVRLEGDRISDPNFTIENSQDLDNKILQVGKKKFIRLVK, from the coding sequence ATGACGACTGATAATTTTTCTTGGTTACATCGGGGTGTGAGTGATGTTTTTCCTAATCAACCCGATTCTGATTCTATGGACGATAATTTAGAACAATTATGCACAAAGTCTAATAGACCTTTGAGGGTAAAATTAGGTATTGACCCCACAGGTACAGATTTACACCTAGGACATAGTATTCCTTTTCGTAAATTAAGGGCTTTCCAAGATCAAGGACATACCGCAGTGGTCATTATTGGAGATTTTACCGCCCAAATTGGAGATCCCACAGGAAAAGATAAGGTAAGAAAACAACTAAGCCCAGAACAAGTCAAGGAAAACGCCCAAACTTACCTCAATCAATTACGCCCCATCCTCGACTTTGACACCCCCGGACGTTTGGAGATTCGTTACAATTCGGAATGGCTTTCTGACCTTGATTTGGGTAAAATCCAAGAACTTTTGGCAACTATGACAGTTCAGCAAATGTTGGCAAAAGAAGGTTTTAACAATCGTTATACTCAGGAAACCCCCATTTATCTCCATGAGTTTTTATATCCCTTGATGCAGGGTTATGATTCTGTGGCAGTGGATGCCGATGTGGAATTGGGTGGTACAGATCAAAAGTTTAATATTGCGGTGGGGCGCGATTTACAAAAGTATTTCGGCAAAAAACCTCAGTTTGGGGTACTTTTACCAATTTTAATTGGTACGGATGGGGAGCAAAAGATGTCGAAATCTTTAAATAATTATGTGGGTTTAAAAGAGGATGCTTTGTCGATGTATTCTAAGTTAGAAAAAACCCCCGATTCTTTATTACAAAATTATTTTGAGTTACTCACCGATTTATCTTTGACTGATATTCCCGAAAATCCTCGGGAGGCTCAAAAAATGTTGGCGGTGGAAATCGTCGCTCAATATCATGGCAAGGATGCTGCTTTAACTGCTCAAAAAACAGCGATGGATTTGGTCAAACAGCAAAATATGGCAAATGCTGAGGCTGTGCCTGAATTTTCCCTTAGTTCGGTGGAATTTCCCGCAAAATTGTTTTATATCCTCAATGCTTCTGGTTTGGTAAATAGTAGTGGTGAGGGTAGAAGACAGATTCAGGGAGGTAGTGTACGTTTAGAGGGCGATCGCATTTCTGACCCTAATTTTACCATCGAAAATAGTCAAGATTTAGACAACAAAATTTTGCAGGTTGGCAAAAAGAAATTCATCCGTTTGGTCAAATAA
- a CDS encoding 2-phosphosulfolactate phosphatase (PFAM: 2-phosphosulpholactate phosphatase~TIGRFAM: 2-phosphosulfolactate phosphatase~COGs: COG2045 Phosphosulfolactate phosphohydrolase~InterPro IPR005238~KEGG: mar:MAE_16000 2-phosphosulfolactate phosphatase~PFAM: 2-phosphosulfolactate phosphatase~PRIAM: 2-phosphosulfolactate phosphatase~SPTR: Probable 2-phosphosulfolactate phosphatase) produces MIKLSLCSVIDRTYGIEVRGTCGAIIAHCESISKIIIVEISVYHTPESTPENQVPDCAVVIDVLRATTTIATALDGGAKSVKAFSDIDLLLADSEGLSPTERLRLGERGGKKVESCDMGNSPLDCTPEMVKDKQLFISTTNGTRALQRVQNADVVITGAMINYGVVVDFLAEKQPNNVWLVGSGWEGGYSLEDTVCAGAIASSLIKNDNIEMIGNDEVVSAIALYQQWQHDLVKLFTLASHGQRLLRLDLTDDLKYCAQENIIQTLPIQQGKGSLLFKAL; encoded by the coding sequence GTGATCAAATTATCTTTATGCTCTGTGATTGATCGAACTTATGGAATTGAGGTGAGGGGAACCTGTGGCGCTATAATTGCACATTGTGAAAGTATAAGTAAAATAATCATCGTGGAAATTTCTGTTTATCATACCCCTGAGTCTACCCCTGAAAATCAAGTGCCTGATTGTGCAGTGGTAATTGATGTACTTCGCGCTACTACTACTATCGCTACAGCATTGGATGGGGGTGCAAAGTCTGTTAAGGCTTTTAGTGATATTGATTTATTATTGGCAGATAGCGAGGGTTTGTCTCCCACGGAAAGATTAAGATTAGGAGAAAGGGGTGGTAAAAAAGTTGAGTCTTGCGATATGGGTAATTCTCCCCTTGATTGTACTCCTGAAATGGTGAAGGATAAACAATTATTTATTAGTACGACTAATGGTACTCGGGCTTTGCAGAGGGTACAAAATGCTGATGTGGTCATCACTGGGGCGATGATTAATTATGGTGTGGTGGTAGATTTTTTGGCAGAAAAACAGCCTAATAATGTCTGGTTGGTGGGTTCTGGTTGGGAAGGGGGTTATTCCCTTGAGGATACGGTTTGCGCAGGGGCGATCGCCTCTAGTCTGATCAAGAATGATAATATTGAGATGATTGGTAATGATGAGGTTGTAAGTGCGATCGCGCTTTATCAACAATGGCAACATGATTTAGTCAAGTTATTTACCCTTGCTAGTCATGGACAAAGACTATTAAGACTTGATTTGACCGATGATTTAAAATACTGCGCCCAAGAAAACATCATCCAAACTTTACCCATCCAACAAGGAAAAGGTAGTTTACTATTCAAAGCCTTATAA
- a CDS encoding UspA domain-containing protein (PFAM: Universal stress protein family~InterPro IPR006015:IPR006016~KEGG: cyc:PCC7424_3500 UspA domain protein~PFAM: UspA domain-containing protein~SPTR: UspA domain protein) has protein sequence MLKKILYADSGNGHTQEMLKTLQDIPAFQNCDLTILHVVSPQSSADALETKWEEGGKILGEIVKNVNIDPAKVSTILRQGEPKDVVCQVAQEIDADLILMGSRGLKRLESFLENSVSQYVFQLSDRPMLLVKDDIYIRRIKRVMLALDKSEAAQYALELTINMLKDYREAELYLVRVNPDLDANVDLSRTEMEQNSILAPALAQAKRMGINAHCIVTGGKPGKKICQLAEEKDIDLLLLGSPDRRPSIAKSLVDLDRLLGSSLSDYIRVNANCPVLLVRK, from the coding sequence ATGTTAAAGAAAATTCTATATGCCGACTCAGGAAATGGTCACACCCAAGAAATGTTAAAAACCTTACAGGATATTCCCGCATTTCAAAACTGTGATCTCACCATCTTACACGTTGTTTCCCCTCAAAGTTCCGCCGATGCCCTCGAAACAAAATGGGAAGAAGGGGGCAAAATTTTGGGAGAAATTGTTAAGAATGTTAACATCGATCCTGCCAAAGTTTCCACCATTCTCAGACAGGGTGAACCCAAAGATGTTGTTTGTCAGGTAGCCCAAGAAATTGACGCAGATTTGATTTTGATGGGGTCTAGGGGTTTAAAAAGGTTAGAATCCTTTTTGGAAAACTCTGTGAGTCAGTATGTATTCCAACTGAGCGATCGCCCCATGCTCTTGGTAAAAGATGATATATATATTCGTAGGATAAAAAGGGTAATGTTGGCCCTTGATAAATCAGAAGCGGCTCAATACGCCCTCGAGTTGACCATTAATATGCTCAAAGACTATCGGGAAGCGGAATTATACCTTGTCAGGGTAAATCCCGATTTAGATGCCAATGTGGACTTATCCAGAACAGAAATGGAACAAAACTCCATCCTCGCCCCTGCCCTTGCCCAAGCCAAAAGAATGGGTATCAATGCCCATTGTATAGTTACAGGGGGTAAACCGGGCAAAAAAATCTGTCAATTAGCCGAAGAAAAAGACATCGATTTATTGTTACTCGGTTCCCCTGATCGTCGTCCTTCCATTGCCAAAAGTTTGGTAGATTTAGATCGTTTACTCGGTTCCTCTCTTTCTGATTATATCCGAGTAAATGCTAACTGTCCTGTTTTACTCGTGAGAAAATAA
- a CDS encoding hypothetical protein (KEGG: mar:MAE_56770 hypothetical protein~SPTR: Putative uncharacterized protein): MSIGDRFNRIRGKTRFVVSRIFIHLQGEEIAPLLGVLNENARNAVDAEGDLEVMGESLVNVCQSLLQYQNYWRSAANEGDVVWDEGDAGDYVEELFTDSANRYLSQPDVNPTVGENEPLSLPITDNLIVMITVAFEGESPDIETDLAEYYALSEGLKALISLKYKAGYRAIALHFSPARLGEILTEEQTILNFPELIPL, encoded by the coding sequence ATGTCTATAGGCGATCGTTTTAACAGAATTAGAGGCAAAACGAGGTTTGTTGTCTCCCGAATATTTATCCATTTACAAGGGGAAGAAATTGCTCCTCTCCTAGGGGTGTTGAATGAAAATGCCCGTAATGCGGTTGATGCGGAGGGAGATTTGGAAGTAATGGGGGAATCTTTGGTTAATGTTTGCCAGAGTTTACTGCAATATCAGAACTATTGGCGCAGTGCCGCTAATGAGGGTGATGTGGTATGGGATGAAGGAGACGCAGGGGATTATGTGGAGGAATTGTTTACCGATTCAGCTAACCGTTATCTCTCCCAACCAGATGTTAACCCCACGGTAGGGGAAAACGAACCTTTATCCCTGCCCATCACCGATAATTTAATTGTTATGATCACAGTAGCTTTTGAAGGGGAATCCCCTGACATTGAAACTGATTTGGCAGAATATTATGCCCTTAGTGAAGGTTTAAAAGCTCTTATTAGTCTTAAGTATAAGGCAGGATACCGTGCGATCGCACTTCATTTTTCCCCCGCCCGACTAGGAGAAATCCTCACCGAAGAACAAACCATTCTTAATTTTCCCGAATTAATACCTTTATAA
- a CDS encoding hypothetical protein (KEGG: cyc:PCC7424_2002 hypothetical protein~SPTR: Putative uncharacterized protein) — MLKKLLAICLVITLGFTTVACGSNNVARTTNNNFTNNTTQPINNIPDGQYPVQQATFNDVDGEYNLMLLNTPSGTRPNYLTTDLQMARLTDEEIEAGKQTYVAISGDEAVMHLTEDFRIEYIHNETETVTNPNTGRQETVIIRQQSSFWSPFAGALAGQAIGSMLFRPQYYVPPVFQPGVPLTGFGGYGSTYTQAVDSYRSNHNAVPPVERNRQSVRTTGTIRNSQTGAVRGSTVSGTRATGSGVGSSNLGNNNRSNTNTRQRNNSSFGSGSNTRRTPVRRTPSRSRGFGGGRRR, encoded by the coding sequence ATGTTAAAAAAATTACTCGCCATCTGTTTAGTCATAACCCTCGGTTTCACCACCGTAGCTTGTGGCTCGAACAATGTTGCTCGTACTACAAATAATAACTTTACCAACAACACCACCCAACCCATTAATAATATCCCCGATGGTCAATATCCCGTCCAACAAGCCACCTTTAACGACGTGGATGGAGAATATAACCTAATGTTATTAAACACCCCTTCTGGTACCCGTCCAAACTATTTGACCACGGATTTACAAATGGCGAGGTTAACGGACGAGGAAATCGAAGCGGGAAAACAAACCTATGTAGCAATCAGTGGTGATGAAGCTGTAATGCACCTTACCGAAGATTTCCGCATTGAATACATCCACAACGAAACCGAAACCGTCACCAATCCCAACACAGGCAGACAAGAAACCGTCATTATCAGACAACAATCGAGTTTCTGGAGTCCTTTTGCCGGTGCATTGGCAGGACAAGCTATTGGTAGTATGTTATTCCGTCCTCAGTATTATGTTCCCCCCGTATTCCAGCCGGGAGTACCCCTCACAGGATTTGGTGGTTATGGTAGCACCTATACCCAAGCAGTGGACAGTTATCGCAGTAACCATAATGCTGTGCCTCCTGTGGAAAGAAATCGTCAATCGGTACGTACCACAGGCACCATCAGAAACAGTCAAACAGGAGCCGTCAGAGGTAGTACCGTAAGCGGTACAAGAGCGACAGGTTCTGGGGTTGGTTCTAGTAACCTAGGTAATAATAACAGATCAAACACCAATACTAGACAAAGAAATAATAGCAGTTTCGGTAGTGGTAGTAACACAAGAAGAACACCTGTTCGCCGTACTCCTAGCCGTAGTCGTGGTTTTGGCGGTGGTCGTCGTCGCTAA
- a CDS encoding ATP adenylyltransferase (PFAM: ATP adenylyltransferase~COGs: COG4360 ATP adenylyltransferase (5' 5'''-P-1 P-4-tetraphosphate phosphorylase II)~InterPro IPR009163:IPR019200~KEGG: cyt:cce_4376 ATP adenylyltransferase~PFAM: ATP adenylyltransferase-like~SPTR: ATP adenylyltransferase) — MGNNNLDLWSKINATTINALQEKALKPIETKYQFLEEQNINFIVRILDNIQRKENAKKKQKKKQKSTEYNPFLPYEEKLYVDDLGDSHVCILNKYNVVNNHVLIITKDFEPQENLLNINDLEAFWMVLKQVSGLGFYNAGAVAGASQPHKHLQVIPFPLAPNSQGFPMENLVLNYRSKLRDGEVVTVDELPYLQAIAFTGNMEKSAKESAKITKELYHQMLEYLSIENDGKTSRGNYNLLVTKQWMMMIPRTQPKAESISINSLGFAGALLVKNEEQLEIIKQYKPLHILKKVGIEK, encoded by the coding sequence ATGGGCAATAATAATCTGGATTTATGGAGTAAGATAAACGCAACAACCATTAATGCTTTGCAAGAAAAAGCTCTCAAACCTATCGAAACAAAATATCAATTTTTAGAGGAGCAAAATATTAATTTTATTGTCCGTATTTTAGATAATATTCAGAGAAAAGAAAATGCAAAAAAGAAGCAAAAAAAGAAACAAAAATCAACTGAGTACAATCCTTTTTTACCTTACGAAGAAAAATTGTATGTTGATGATTTGGGTGATTCCCATGTTTGTATTTTAAATAAATATAATGTGGTTAATAATCATGTTTTAATTATTACCAAAGATTTTGAACCGCAGGAGAATCTATTAAATATCAATGATTTAGAGGCTTTTTGGATGGTTTTAAAACAAGTAAGTGGTTTAGGTTTTTATAATGCTGGGGCGGTGGCAGGAGCTTCTCAACCTCATAAACATTTACAGGTTATTCCCTTTCCTCTTGCTCCTAATTCTCAAGGGTTTCCCATGGAAAACTTAGTTTTAAATTATCGTTCTAAATTGAGGGATGGGGAGGTTGTCACAGTGGATGAATTACCCTATCTACAGGCGATCGCCTTTACAGGTAATATGGAAAAATCAGCGAAGGAATCTGCCAAAATTACGAAGGAACTATATCATCAAATGTTGGAATACTTAAGCATAGAAAATGATGGCAAAACATCCCGAGGAAACTACAATTTACTGGTCACAAAACAATGGATGATGATGATTCCTAGAACTCAACCCAAAGCCGAATCAATTTCCATTAATTCCCTAGGATTTGCAGGGGCTTTATTAGTAAAAAATGAAGAACAATTAGAAATTATTAAACAATATAAACCCCTACATATTTTAAAAAAAGTAGGTATCGAAAAATAA
- a CDS encoding phosphoglucomutase/phosphomannomutase alpha/beta/alpha domain I (PFAM: Phosphoglucomutase/phosphomannomutase, alpha/beta/alpha domain II; Phosphoglucomutase/phosphomannomutase, alpha/beta/alpha domain III; Phosphoglucomutase/phosphomannomutase, alpha/beta/alpha domain I~COGs: COG1109 Phosphomannomutase~InterPro IPR005841:IPR005844:IPR005845~KEGG: cyt:cce_4682 putative phosphoglucomutases~PFAM: phosphoglucomutase/phosphomannomutase alpha/beta/alpha domain I; phosphoglucomutase/phosphomannomutase alpha/beta/alpha domain II~SPTR: Putative phosphoglucomutases) has product MLKENWKKLQNGSDIRGVALEGIEGEKVNLTPEIIKILGKSFAQWLSEKLSKSPSQLIISLGRDSRLSGENLLGTIATAISELGVTVYNFEMASTPAMFMSTIDTDLNCDGAIMLTASHLPFNRNGLKFFTKQGGLEKQDITNILEKAQENSFNYTKEKGNIINKNFMAKYADLFVKQIRQAVNHPRHFEEPLKELKIIVDAGNGAGGFFADKVLKPLGADITGSQFLEPDGTFPNHIPNPENPEAMASICEAVIKHKADFGIIFDTDVDRSAAVDSTGKELNRNRLIALISAIILQEHPQSTIVTDSITSEGLTKFIEQNLGGKHHRFKRGYKNVINEALRLNNEGIESWLAIETSGHAALKENYFLDDGAYLITKLLIELAKLKLMDKRLTELINSLEEPLESKEIRLTIKADNFKEYGNNIIEELTIFTNNQSDWQIVPNNYEGVRVSCPSEEEKGWFLLRLSLHDPVIPINIESNVQGGVEKIMARLFRFLESFSALEK; this is encoded by the coding sequence ATGTTAAAAGAAAACTGGAAAAAACTACAAAATGGCTCTGATATAAGAGGAGTTGCCCTAGAAGGAATTGAAGGAGAAAAAGTAAATTTAACCCCCGAAATAATTAAAATTCTGGGCAAAAGTTTCGCTCAGTGGTTAAGTGAAAAACTTAGCAAATCTCCCTCACAATTAATCATTTCCCTCGGTAGGGATAGTCGTCTTTCAGGGGAAAATTTATTAGGGACGATCGCCACAGCTATCAGTGAATTAGGAGTGACAGTATATAACTTTGAAATGGCTTCTACCCCTGCCATGTTCATGAGTACCATTGACACTGATTTGAACTGCGACGGTGCCATTATGCTTACTGCCAGTCACTTACCCTTCAACCGTAACGGTTTAAAATTTTTCACAAAACAAGGGGGACTTGAAAAACAAGACATTACCAATATATTAGAAAAAGCCCAAGAAAATAGCTTTAATTATACAAAAGAAAAAGGCAATATAATTAATAAAAATTTTATGGCAAAATATGCCGATTTATTTGTAAAACAAATAAGACAAGCAGTTAATCATCCCCGACATTTTGAAGAACCCTTAAAAGAGTTAAAAATAATAGTTGATGCAGGAAATGGGGCAGGAGGTTTTTTTGCTGATAAAGTATTAAAGCCCCTCGGTGCCGACATTACAGGGAGTCAATTTTTAGAACCTGACGGCACATTTCCTAACCATATTCCTAACCCTGAAAATCCCGAAGCCATGGCATCTATTTGTGAAGCCGTGATAAAACATAAAGCTGACTTTGGAATTATTTTTGATACCGACGTTGATAGAAGTGCCGCCGTTGATAGCACAGGCAAAGAATTAAATCGTAACCGTCTCATAGCCCTTATTTCTGCGATCATTTTACAAGAGCATCCCCAATCAACCATCGTCACCGATTCCATCACCTCCGAAGGTTTGACCAAATTTATTGAGCAAAATTTGGGAGGAAAACACCATCGTTTTAAACGGGGTTATAAAAATGTTATTAATGAGGCATTGAGACTGAATAATGAAGGTATCGAGTCATGGTTAGCCATCGAAACATCTGGTCATGCGGCACTAAAAGAGAATTATTTTCTTGATGATGGAGCTTATTTAATTACTAAATTATTGATCGAGTTAGCTAAGTTAAAATTAATGGATAAACGATTAACAGAGTTAATTAATAGTTTAGAAGAACCCCTCGAAAGTAAGGAAATTAGACTAACCATAAAAGCTGATAATTTTAAAGAATATGGTAATAATATTATTGAAGAATTAACGATATTTACTAATAATCAATCTGACTGGCAGATAGTGCCAAATAATTATGAAGGGGTGAGAGTTAGTTGTCCATCGGAGGAGGAAAAAGGTTGGTTTTTATTACGTTTATCTCTTCATGATCCTGTGATTCCTATTAATATTGAGTCGAATGTGCAAGGAGGAGTAGAAAAAATTATGGCTCGTTTATTTAGATTTCTTGAGTCTTTTTCTGCCTTGGAAAAATAA
- a CDS encoding hypothetical protein (PFAM: E3 Ubiquitin ligase~KEGG: amr:AM1_3710 hypothetical protein~SPTR: Putative uncharacterized protein), protein MGIFGFIIVAIALILFFVKQAQTKSHSSVLLARFTDVQELESTCQAITEDIGGGNWRDYVKLWGKITIDEPLISEMKQEPCVHYRMLVQREYEEKVRSQDSEGKTVEKTVRKSETITQNQRSIPFILEDKTGAITINPEDAKFDTIKILDEFRPEQPAGGMLQFGNFSFLVRNNNYHTRTLGYRYQEFILPIHREVLIVGNVSDETGSLKITKPMDNQPFLISLKTEEELNSDYQKNQNILKYSMISCFVIGFILILVNVIT, encoded by the coding sequence ATGGGTATTTTTGGTTTTATTATAGTTGCGATCGCCCTTATATTATTTTTTGTCAAACAAGCTCAAACAAAAAGCCATAGTAGTGTACTACTGGCACGATTTACAGATGTACAAGAGTTAGAAAGTACCTGCCAAGCCATTACGGAAGATATTGGAGGGGGAAATTGGCGTGATTATGTCAAATTATGGGGAAAAATTACCATTGATGAACCTTTGATTTCAGAAATGAAACAAGAACCCTGCGTTCATTATCGTATGCTAGTACAACGGGAATATGAGGAGAAAGTGCGATCGCAAGATAGTGAAGGAAAAACCGTAGAAAAAACCGTCAGAAAATCAGAAACAATCACCCAAAATCAGCGCTCAATCCCATTTATTTTAGAAGATAAAACAGGAGCAATTACCATTAATCCTGAAGATGCAAAATTTGACACTATTAAAATTTTAGATGAATTTAGACCTGAACAACCAGCGGGGGGAATGCTTCAATTTGGCAATTTTTCTTTTCTAGTTAGAAATAATAATTATCATACCCGCACATTAGGTTATCGTTATCAAGAATTTATTTTACCAATCCATAGAGAAGTTTTAATTGTGGGGAATGTCAGTGATGAAACTGGCTCTTTAAAAATAACTAAACCCATGGATAATCAACCTTTTTTAATCTCTTTAAAAACAGAAGAAGAGTTAAATTCTGATTATCAAAAAAATCAAAATATTCTTAAATACAGTATGATTTCCTGTTTTGTTATAGGTTTTATTTTAATATTAGTAAATGTTATTACTTAA
- a CDS encoding hypothetical protein (KEGG: syn:slr0238 hypothetical protein~SPTR: Slr0238 protein), which translates to MMNAIKKILIGFFLIIGLPITSLASIQLLFDDNQSQEDRDGALAALFILGLPPTGIATYLIFDLKYSQKNKIDKTKIDEEQIFLNMLAENKGEITALKFAVQSQLPLEKAKQYLDDKAQQLNADFSVNDEGSIVYKFYV; encoded by the coding sequence ATGATGAATGCAATAAAAAAAATATTGATTGGTTTCTTCCTCATTATTGGTTTACCTATTACATCCCTTGCTTCTATTCAATTATTATTCGATGATAATCAGAGTCAAGAAGATAGAGATGGGGCATTAGCCGCATTATTCATCCTTGGTTTGCCACCCACAGGTATCGCCACTTATTTGATATTTGATTTAAAATACAGTCAAAAAAATAAAATTGATAAAACTAAAATTGATGAGGAGCAAATTTTTCTAAATATGTTGGCAGAAAATAAAGGGGAAATAACTGCTCTAAAATTTGCTGTGCAATCCCAACTTCCTTTGGAGAAAGCTAAACAATACTTAGACGATAAAGCTCAACAATTAAATGCAGATTTTTCTGTTAATGATGAGGGTTCAATTGTATATAAGTTTTATGTTTAG
- a CDS encoding dihydrodipicolinate reductase (PFAM: Dihydrodipicolinate reductase, N-terminus; Dihydrodipicolinate reductase, C-terminus~TIGRFAM: dihydrodipicolinate reductase~COGs: COG0289 Dihydrodipicolinate reductase~InterPro IPR011770:IPR000846~KEGG: cyh:Cyan8802_1698 dihydrodipicolinate reductase~PFAM: dihydrodipicolinate reductase~PRIAM: Dihydrodipicolinate reductase~SPTR: Dihydrodipicolinate reductase;~TIGRFAM: dihydrodipicolinate reductase), whose protein sequence is MSQDNLIPVVVNGAAGKMGREVIKAIASTDDMMLVGAVDQNPAVLGQDVGEIVGCGALELPIMNDLEGVLVLATQHKIQGVMVDFTHPDSVYENVRSAIAYGVRPVVGTTGLSPQQINELADFAEKSSTGVLIIPNFSIGIVLMQQAAIQAAQYFDHVEIIELHHNQKADAPSGTAIKTAEMLSGLGKTYNPQQVEETEHIAGARGSLCGDNIRLHSVRLPGLIAHQEIIFGAQGQIYTLRHDTSDRSCYMPGVLLSIRKITELKSLVYGLEKII, encoded by the coding sequence ATGAGTCAAGATAACTTAATTCCCGTAGTGGTAAATGGTGCAGCGGGGAAAATGGGTCGAGAGGTAATTAAGGCGATCGCCTCTACCGATGATATGATGTTAGTGGGTGCGGTAGATCAAAATCCCGCTGTATTAGGTCAAGATGTGGGAGAAATTGTAGGATGTGGAGCGCTAGAACTTCCCATTATGAATGATTTAGAGGGAGTTTTAGTCCTCGCCACTCAGCACAAAATTCAAGGGGTAATGGTCGATTTTACCCATCCTGATAGTGTATATGAAAATGTACGCAGTGCGATCGCCTATGGAGTCCGCCCCGTAGTCGGTACCACAGGATTAAGTCCTCAACAAATCAATGAATTAGCTGACTTTGCCGAAAAATCTAGTACAGGAGTATTAATTATTCCCAACTTCTCCATCGGTATAGTGTTAATGCAACAAGCAGCCATCCAAGCCGCCCAATATTTTGATCATGTAGAAATCATTGAACTACACCACAATCAAAAAGCCGATGCCCCCAGTGGTACCGCCATTAAAACCGCTGAAATGCTCTCAGGGTTAGGTAAAACCTACAATCCCCAACAAGTCGAAGAAACCGAGCATATAGCAGGGGCTAGGGGTAGCCTTTGCGGAGATAACATTCGTCTCCATAGTGTGCGTCTCCCCGGATTAATCGCCCACCAAGAAATAATTTTCGGAGCCCAAGGACAAATTTACACCCTAAGACATGATACCAGCGATCGCTCCTGTTATATGCCGGGAGTGCTGTTGTCTATTCGCAAAATAACAGAACTAAAATCCTTGGTGTATGGCTTAGAAAAAATAATCTAA